The following proteins come from a genomic window of Tindallia californiensis:
- a CDS encoding urocanate hydratase yields the protein MFDRKEIGNAMTIKLEGPLPESKPFLEGIRRAPDRGFKLTKAQTEVALKNALRYIPEEYHEEMAPEFLDELLSMGRIYGYRFRPEGNIKAKSIDEYQGRCIEGKAFQLMMDNNLDFDVALYPYELVTYGETGKVCQNWMQYLLIQKYLQEMTQDQTLVVSSGHPVGLFKSKPDSPRVIVTNSLMIGMFDNAKDQDIAEQMGVANYGQMTAGGWMYIGPQGIVHGTFNTLLNAARLKMGLAEDKDLAGILFVSSGLGGMSGAQPKAVEIANGVGIVAEVDESRIKTRHDQGWVQKVSADLEEVYRWAKEAQQEKKPLSIAYHGNVVDLLAYAVEKDIKIDLLSDQTSCHVAYEGGYCPQGMTFEERTNMLKNDRETFIKRIDETLKTHFELIQKLVDKGTYFFDYGNAFLKAVFDAGVKEVSLNGVDEKDGFIFPSYVEDILGPELFDYGYGPFRWVCLSGDPEDLRKTDAAAMECIDPNRRGQDRDNYVWIRDAEKNKMVVGSQARILYQDAYGRTNIALRFNEMVRRGEIGPIMLGRDHHDVSGTDSPFRETSNIKDGSNIMADMATQSFAGDAARGMSLVALHNGGGVGIGKSINGGFGMVLDGSRRADRILETAMLWDVMGGVARRAWATNENALTTSMEYNELNKGQDHITLPYLANEELVKKLVEEKVK from the coding sequence ATGTTTGATCGAAAAGAAATTGGAAATGCAATGACCATTAAACTAGAAGGACCGTTACCGGAATCAAAACCTTTTTTGGAAGGCATTAGACGAGCACCAGATAGAGGATTTAAGTTGACAAAAGCACAGACAGAAGTAGCTTTGAAAAATGCCCTGCGTTATATTCCGGAAGAGTATCATGAAGAAATGGCACCGGAGTTTTTAGATGAATTGCTATCAATGGGACGGATTTACGGATACCGTTTCAGACCGGAAGGCAATATTAAAGCAAAATCAATTGATGAGTATCAAGGCAGATGTATTGAAGGAAAAGCCTTTCAACTGATGATGGACAACAACCTAGACTTTGATGTAGCTTTGTATCCCTATGAATTGGTTACCTATGGTGAAACCGGGAAAGTATGCCAAAACTGGATGCAATACCTGTTGATTCAAAAGTATTTGCAGGAAATGACACAGGATCAGACCTTGGTAGTTTCTTCCGGGCATCCTGTGGGACTGTTTAAGTCGAAGCCGGATAGTCCGAGAGTGATCGTGACTAACTCCTTAATGATAGGTATGTTTGATAATGCCAAAGATCAGGACATTGCGGAACAAATGGGTGTGGCCAACTATGGTCAAATGACAGCTGGTGGATGGATGTACATTGGTCCTCAGGGGATTGTTCATGGAACCTTTAATACTTTACTCAATGCAGCTAGACTAAAAATGGGTCTGGCGGAAGATAAAGACCTGGCAGGAATTCTGTTTGTTTCTTCAGGCTTAGGTGGAATGAGTGGTGCTCAGCCGAAAGCTGTGGAAATTGCCAATGGAGTAGGGATTGTAGCAGAAGTGGATGAGTCAAGAATTAAAACCCGTCATGATCAGGGCTGGGTACAAAAAGTAAGTGCCGATTTGGAAGAAGTATATCGCTGGGCAAAGGAAGCTCAACAAGAGAAAAAACCTTTATCGATTGCTTATCATGGTAATGTGGTAGATTTGCTGGCTTATGCCGTTGAAAAAGATATTAAAATTGACCTTCTTTCGGATCAAACATCTTGCCACGTTGCTTACGAAGGAGGTTACTGCCCTCAAGGCATGACCTTTGAGGAAAGAACAAATATGTTGAAAAATGATAGAGAAACGTTTATTAAGCGGATCGATGAAACATTAAAAACACATTTTGAGCTTATTCAAAAACTAGTTGATAAAGGCACGTATTTCTTTGATTATGGAAACGCATTCTTAAAAGCTGTGTTTGATGCAGGTGTTAAAGAAGTTTCATTGAATGGTGTAGACGAAAAAGACGGATTTATATTCCCGTCTTACGTAGAAGATATTCTAGGACCGGAACTATTTGACTATGGATATGGACCATTCCGCTGGGTATGCCTCAGTGGGGATCCGGAAGATCTTAGAAAAACCGATGCGGCAGCGATGGAGTGCATAGACCCTAATCGTCGAGGACAGGACCGCGATAATTATGTTTGGATTCGAGATGCTGAAAAAAATAAAATGGTAGTAGGAAGTCAAGCTAGAATCTTATATCAGGATGCTTATGGCAGAACCAATATAGCCCTTCGTTTTAACGAAATGGTAAGACGTGGCGAAATAGGTCCTATTATGCTGGGACGTGACCATCATGATGTAAGTGGTACGGATTCACCCTTTAGAGAAACATCCAATATTAAAGATGGCAGCAATATTATGGCCGATATGGCAACCCAAAGCTTTGCCGGCGATGCGGCACGGGGAATGAGTTTGGTAGCGCTGCATAATGGTGGCGGTGTAGGTATTGGTAAATCCATTAACGGAGGTTTCGGGATGGTGCTGGATGGCAGCAGAAGAGCCGATCGGATTTTGGAGACTGCGATGCTGTGGGATGTTATGGGAGGCGTTGCAAGACGTGCCTGGGCAACCAATGAAAATGCACTGACAACCAGTATGGAATATAATGAGTTGAATAAAGGACAAGACCACATTACATTACCTTACCTGGCAAATGAAGAACTGGTGAAAAAATTGGTGGAAGAGAAGGTTAAGTAA
- the hutI gene encoding imidazolonepropionase, with protein sequence MQSGNMIIKNASQIVTCSGTKAKKGKEMQDLHVVENGAILIEKGIIQSVGKEEEILKGIDESQYQVIDAEGKAVLPGFVDSHTHFVFGGYRAEEFTWRLRGDDYMDIMNRGGGIISTVQATQEESKEELYENGYQRLTSMLSFGVTTAEGKSGYGLNKETELKQLEVMKEINENHPVDVISTFMEAHAVPAEYKGKEDEMIENIIRESLPEIKEKNLAEFCDIFTEKNVFTIEQSRRLLTAAAEMGFKLKMHADEIVPLGGAELAAEVGAVSADHLLQASDAGIAAMAEKDVVATLLPGTAFSLRESYARARDMIEANCAVALASDFNPGSCHTESIPLIIALATLYMGMSPEETITALTINGAAAVDRADSVGSLDPGKKADIIILRDPSYHFLSYHIGVNSVERVVKDGIMVMDNRHKLL encoded by the coding sequence ATGCAAAGTGGTAATATGATTATAAAAAATGCAAGTCAGATAGTAACTTGCAGTGGTACAAAAGCAAAAAAAGGAAAAGAAATGCAGGATCTTCATGTGGTGGAAAATGGAGCAATCCTTATTGAGAAAGGCATCATTCAATCTGTTGGAAAAGAGGAAGAAATCCTAAAAGGCATAGACGAAAGTCAATACCAAGTAATTGATGCAGAAGGAAAAGCTGTTTTGCCAGGTTTTGTTGATTCTCATACCCATTTTGTATTTGGTGGATATAGAGCAGAAGAGTTTACCTGGAGATTGCGTGGAGATGATTATATGGATATCATGAACCGTGGCGGTGGAATTATCAGCACGGTGCAAGCTACTCAGGAAGAAAGTAAGGAAGAATTATATGAAAATGGGTACCAGCGACTCACATCCATGCTTTCCTTTGGTGTTACGACAGCAGAAGGAAAAAGTGGGTACGGGCTTAATAAAGAAACGGAGTTAAAACAATTAGAAGTAATGAAAGAAATTAATGAAAACCATCCGGTGGATGTGATCAGCACCTTTATGGAAGCTCATGCTGTTCCTGCAGAGTATAAAGGGAAAGAAGATGAAATGATCGAAAACATTATCCGTGAAAGCCTTCCAGAAATTAAAGAAAAAAATCTGGCCGAGTTTTGTGATATTTTTACAGAGAAAAATGTTTTTACGATTGAGCAATCTCGACGGTTATTGACCGCTGCAGCTGAAATGGGCTTTAAACTGAAAATGCATGCCGATGAAATTGTTCCCCTTGGTGGTGCGGAATTAGCCGCAGAAGTAGGTGCTGTTTCTGCCGATCATTTATTGCAAGCTTCTGATGCTGGTATTGCAGCGATGGCAGAAAAAGATGTCGTAGCAACCTTATTACCAGGAACGGCTTTTAGTTTGAGAGAATCTTATGCAAGAGCCAGAGATATGATTGAAGCCAATTGCGCAGTTGCCTTGGCATCAGACTTTAACCCTGGTAGTTGCCATACAGAGTCTATTCCATTAATTATTGCACTGGCAACCCTTTACATGGGAATGTCGCCGGAAGAGACGATTACAGCCTTAACCATTAATGGAGCAGCAGCTGTTGATCGTGCGGATAGCGTAGGAAGCCTTGATCCAGGGAAAAAGGCGGATATTATTATTTTAAGAGATCCTTCCTATCATTTTTTATCTTACCATATTGGTGTGAATTCCGTTGAACGTGTCGTTAAAGATGGTATAATGGTAATGGATAACCGACACAAATTATTATAA
- the ftcD gene encoding glutamate formimidoyltransferase, producing the protein MSSKKQIVQCVPNFSEGRDLAVVEKIADAFRNTPDVKLLDYSSDEDHNRCVITALGEAKAMKEAVIKAVGTAFELIDMTKHEGQHPRMGAADVVPFVPIKDITMEETVALAESVAEEIAEKFGQPIFLYEKAAKTPGRENLAKVRKGQYEAMAEKIKEAEWKPDFGPTEMPPQTGVTAVGARMPLVAYNINLDSSDPEVADKIAKKVRHISGGLRYCKGMGVELKDRGIVQVSMNMTDYSKTALYRVFELVKIEAQRYGVNVVGSEIVGAVPMEALIDSAAYYLRLEDFTMDQVLETSLME; encoded by the coding sequence ATGAGCAGTAAAAAACAAATTGTTCAATGCGTTCCAAACTTTAGTGAAGGTCGTGATCTGGCAGTTGTAGAAAAAATTGCCGATGCTTTTCGAAACACTCCGGATGTAAAATTGCTGGATTATAGTAGTGACGAAGATCATAACAGATGCGTTATTACCGCTTTAGGAGAAGCGAAAGCAATGAAAGAAGCGGTTATCAAAGCGGTTGGAACGGCTTTTGAGTTAATTGACATGACGAAGCATGAAGGGCAACATCCTCGAATGGGAGCCGCTGATGTAGTACCTTTTGTACCGATCAAAGATATTACAATGGAGGAAACGGTTGCACTAGCTGAAAGTGTGGCAGAAGAAATTGCCGAAAAATTTGGTCAGCCAATTTTTCTATATGAGAAAGCAGCCAAAACTCCGGGACGCGAAAACTTAGCAAAAGTTAGAAAAGGTCAGTATGAAGCCATGGCAGAAAAAATAAAAGAAGCAGAATGGAAACCGGATTTTGGCCCTACAGAAATGCCGCCTCAAACTGGCGTAACAGCCGTAGGTGCACGGATGCCTCTGGTAGCTTATAACATTAACCTGGATTCTTCCGATCCGGAAGTTGCTGATAAAATTGCGAAAAAAGTCCGTCATATCAGTGGTGGTTTAAGATATTGTAAAGGAATGGGTGTTGAACTGAAAGACAGAGGTATTGTTCAAGTATCTATGAACATGACGGATTATTCCAAAACGGCTCTTTATCGAGTGTTTGAACTAGTTAAAATTGAAGCACAGCGATATGGTGTTAATGTGGTTGGTAGTGAAATTGTAGGCGCTGTTCCAATGGAAGCGTTAATTGATTCGGCTGCATATTACTTGCGACTGGAAGATTTCACAATGGATCAGGTATTAGAAACATCTTTAATGGAATAA